The following coding sequences lie in one Halogeometricum rufum genomic window:
- a CDS encoding WD40/YVTN/BNR-like repeat-containing protein, with translation MLLAGTEDGVYRVEGVRDGRETEVRRVLAADRVFRIRRFDALDGLFVAAQSGLYHSLDGDDWERIPVPEDEVYAVAAGPAGDRLYVGTRPARLFVADAGSVPPSDASAWEAVAGFDALRDRCDWGLARHDGVAQVRSLRTHPTAPDRLVAGVEVGGVHVSDDGGETWTTRGIEGFDAPHTDDVHHLAGDAETMVASTGSGLYRTTDVGRTWRRLDGDHRQRYFKEAFVHESRVYAGGAPAHPATWDEDDDHALFVSRGGRTLERASSPATGELPLGWCRAGDDVVTATHRGTLLRRRRGDGGPGGGDDAAGGGDWERLASLPTLRSRGYLPTCWFEP, from the coding sequence ATGCTCCTCGCTGGAACCGAAGACGGGGTCTACCGCGTCGAGGGCGTCCGCGACGGGAGAGAGACGGAGGTCCGGAGGGTGCTCGCTGCCGACCGGGTGTTCCGCATCCGCCGGTTCGACGCCCTCGACGGCCTGTTCGTCGCCGCGCAGTCGGGGCTGTACCACTCGCTCGACGGCGACGACTGGGAGCGGATACCCGTCCCGGAAGACGAGGTGTACGCGGTGGCCGCCGGGCCCGCCGGCGACCGACTCTACGTCGGGACGCGGCCCGCACGCCTGTTCGTCGCCGACGCGGGGTCGGTCCCTCCCTCCGACGCGTCGGCGTGGGAGGCCGTGGCCGGATTCGACGCGTTGCGGGACCGGTGCGACTGGGGACTCGCCCGACACGACGGCGTCGCGCAGGTCCGGAGCCTCCGAACGCATCCGACGGCCCCGGACCGTCTCGTCGCGGGCGTCGAAGTCGGCGGCGTCCACGTGAGCGACGACGGCGGCGAGACGTGGACGACCCGAGGAATCGAAGGGTTCGACGCGCCGCACACGGACGACGTCCACCACCTCGCCGGTGACGCCGAGACGATGGTCGCCTCGACGGGGAGCGGTCTCTACCGAACGACCGACGTCGGGCGAACGTGGCGGCGGTTAGACGGCGACCACCGACAGCGGTACTTCAAGGAGGCGTTCGTCCACGAGAGTCGCGTCTACGCCGGCGGCGCGCCCGCCCATCCGGCCACGTGGGACGAGGACGACGACCACGCCCTGTTCGTCTCGCGCGGCGGTCGGACGCTCGAACGGGCGAGTTCTCCGGCGACGGGGGAACTTCCGCTCGGGTGGTGCCGCGCCGGCGACGACGTGGTGACCGCGACCCACCGCGGGACGCTCCTCCGACGCCGACGGGGCGACGGCGGCCCGGGTGGGGGCGACGACGCGGCGGGGGGCGGCGACTGGGAGCGACTCGCGTCGCTCCCGACGCTCCGAAGTCGTGGCTACCTCCCGACGTGTTGGTTCGAACCCTGA
- a CDS encoding NUDIX hydrolase — translation MVVDDLWFLADEASQRAEQAYHRLRDRYTDYVDERRTRRVSRPRFRTLATRVKRTGAPYGAHTIVYRDTDELLLVRHDGVDLWVLPGGEVCDGETYREAAVRELDEEAGVAADYRGLAIAERIDICCDEYETWGVMPVFCAAADGADLSVQDPDDEISAAEWFPFADLPADTRDRSELLAWRERVSL, via the coding sequence ATGGTCGTAGACGACCTGTGGTTCCTCGCGGACGAGGCGAGTCAACGCGCCGAGCAGGCGTACCACCGGCTCAGAGACCGGTACACCGACTACGTCGACGAACGGCGCACCCGGCGCGTCTCGCGCCCACGCTTCCGGACGCTGGCGACCCGCGTGAAGCGGACCGGCGCGCCGTACGGCGCGCACACCATCGTCTACCGCGACACAGACGAACTCCTCCTCGTCCGCCACGACGGCGTGGACCTGTGGGTCCTCCCCGGCGGCGAGGTGTGCGACGGCGAGACGTACCGCGAGGCGGCGGTCCGCGAACTCGACGAGGAGGCGGGCGTCGCCGCCGACTACCGCGGCCTCGCCATCGCCGAACGCATCGACATCTGCTGCGACGAGTACGAGACGTGGGGCGTCATGCCGGTGTTCTGCGCCGCCGCCGACGGGGCGGACCTCTCCGTGCAGGACCCCGACGACGAGATATCGGCGGCCGAGTGGTTCCCGTTCGCCGACCTACCGGCGGACACGCGCGACCGGTCGGAACTGCTCGCGTGGCGCGAACGCGTCTCGTTGTAG
- a CDS encoding DUF1918 domain-containing protein has product MEFDEGDAVVLHDKHSEFDGQVGEITQVVETMFGDETYVVSFDEGQEVGISADQLDEADAADDADEE; this is encoded by the coding sequence ATGGAATTCGACGAAGGCGACGCCGTCGTCCTGCACGACAAGCACAGCGAGTTCGACGGACAGGTCGGCGAAATCACGCAGGTCGTAGAGACGATGTTCGGCGACGAGACGTACGTCGTCAGCTTCGACGAGGGACAGGAAGTGGGCATCTCCGCGGACCAACTCGACGAGGCCGACGCGGCGGACGACGCCGACGAGGAATAG
- a CDS encoding RNA-binding protein, translating into MPRVPFHYVDLRTFCYETEDEKRVEAALRHFLPEEFEVERVENTGHHGDRIVVFSARAERADAVRHVLATLAESPDFESLLAELDERVTENTELFTRLDKQAAFRGETRLGEGITFRAKVEAYPAKKEAAVENAREALSQASELAEED; encoded by the coding sequence ATGCCACGCGTCCCGTTCCACTACGTAGACCTGCGGACGTTCTGCTACGAGACCGAAGACGAGAAGCGCGTCGAAGCCGCGCTCCGACACTTCCTCCCCGAGGAGTTCGAAGTCGAACGCGTCGAGAACACCGGCCACCACGGCGACCGAATCGTGGTGTTCTCCGCGCGCGCCGAACGCGCCGACGCGGTGCGTCACGTCCTCGCGACGCTGGCGGAGAGCCCGGACTTCGAGAGCCTGCTGGCCGAACTCGACGAACGCGTCACCGAGAACACCGAACTGTTCACGCGACTGGACAAGCAGGCCGCCTTCCGGGGCGAGACCCGACTCGGCGAGGGAATCACGTTCCGGGCGAAGGTCGAAGCCTACCCGGCGAAGAAGGAGGCGGCCGTCGAGAACGCCCGTGAGGCCCTGTCACAGGCGTCGGAGTTGGCCGAGGAGGATTAG
- a CDS encoding thioredoxin family protein, whose amino-acid sequence MVLTESDSKLSQGDAAPEFSLPGTDGETYTLDSFAEYDALLVVFTCNHCPYAQAKFDELNYLARTYDELAVVGINPNDAAEYPDDSFDRMQELVEDGTIQYTAYLRDESQAVAREYGAVCTPDPFLFENVGDDFELRFHSRIDDAMTPDEEVTDYEMRTAVEAVISGDEIPVSETPSQGCSIKWKD is encoded by the coding sequence ATGGTACTGACGGAATCCGACTCGAAACTGTCGCAGGGCGACGCCGCCCCGGAGTTCTCGCTGCCGGGAACCGACGGGGAGACGTACACGCTCGACTCGTTCGCCGAGTACGACGCGTTGCTCGTCGTCTTCACCTGCAACCACTGCCCGTACGCGCAGGCGAAGTTCGACGAACTGAACTACCTCGCGCGGACGTACGACGAACTCGCCGTCGTCGGCATCAACCCGAACGACGCGGCGGAGTACCCCGACGACTCCTTCGACCGGATGCAGGAACTGGTCGAGGACGGGACGATTCAGTACACCGCCTACCTCCGCGACGAGTCGCAGGCGGTGGCGCGCGAGTACGGCGCGGTGTGCACGCCCGACCCGTTCCTGTTCGAGAACGTCGGCGACGACTTCGAACTCCGGTTCCACTCGCGCATCGACGACGCGATGACGCCCGACGAGGAAGTGACCGACTACGAGATGCGGACGGCCGTCGAAGCGGTCATCTCCGGCGACGAGATACCCGTCTCGGAGACGCCGTCGCAGGGCTGTTCCATCAAGTGGAAGGACTAA
- a CDS encoding EamA family transporter, with the protein MNYLPWAVLALVAYAFVSPLMSVATTGSPKIPSNVAALMANSLLVVGTAAIVVYNDADALSYLTHPKAKFVFAAGVCLTVGILAYYRALSMGPVSIVSPIFGMFLVLSSVIGIAFLNESLTARKAVGIGLALVAIYLVSVE; encoded by the coding sequence ATGAACTATCTCCCGTGGGCCGTCCTCGCCCTCGTCGCCTACGCGTTCGTCTCGCCGTTGATGAGTGTCGCGACGACGGGGTCGCCGAAGATTCCGAGCAACGTCGCGGCGTTGATGGCCAACTCCCTCCTCGTCGTCGGCACGGCGGCCATCGTCGTCTACAACGACGCCGACGCCCTCTCGTACCTGACGCACCCGAAGGCGAAGTTCGTCTTCGCGGCGGGCGTCTGCCTCACCGTCGGCATCCTCGCGTACTACCGCGCCCTGTCGATGGGCCCCGTGAGCATCGTCTCGCCCATCTTCGGGATGTTTCTCGTGCTCAGTTCCGTCATCGGCATCGCCTTCCTGAACGAGTCGCTCACCGCGCGGAAAGCCGTCGGCATCGGACTGGCCCTCGTCGCCATCTACCTCGTCAGCGTCGAGTAG
- a CDS encoding TIGR00341 family protein — protein sequence MRLVRTLIHEDDRDGVVDVLESENIDYIVYREASGRSDLFVVEFPIPEQAVEIVFEKFDAAGHDEHAFTVVSDATSALSENMGEVEERFVVGEEEDSSIAVEELRSQALSLLPDAFTFYTLTALSAIVATAGLLLDAPALVVGSMVIAPLVGSALTASVGTVLTEREMILEGFKTQLLGLGLAILGSAAFGLALKSGVLLPPSLRPSTTAQIAQRISPGLLSLVIGVCAGAAGAVGIATGISAALVGVMIAAALIPAAAAVGIGIVWGQPSIALGAFVLLVVNAASIHVSGVAVFWYLGYRPDAWDADDLFANVSLRRFGSSIAVAVALLVLFAAAGGVLSTHIGFERDANVAVEETLDRGGYEDLELVGVQAGFNPGPPFAESQAVTVTVRTPADETYPDLSRRIRDRITSKTDREPTVTVEFVDSQRFPPETQRDSQSRVAAPAGTTAGAPRVAAG from the coding sequence GTGAGGTTAGTCCGGACGCTCATCCACGAAGACGACCGAGACGGCGTCGTCGACGTCCTCGAGTCCGAGAACATCGACTACATCGTCTACCGGGAGGCCAGCGGTCGCAGCGACCTGTTCGTCGTCGAGTTCCCGATACCCGAACAGGCCGTCGAAATCGTCTTCGAGAAGTTCGACGCGGCCGGCCACGACGAACACGCGTTCACCGTCGTCTCCGACGCCACGTCGGCGCTCTCGGAGAACATGGGCGAGGTGGAAGAGCGGTTCGTGGTCGGAGAGGAAGAGGACAGCAGCATCGCCGTCGAGGAACTCCGGTCGCAGGCGCTCAGCCTCCTCCCAGACGCGTTCACCTTCTACACGCTGACCGCGCTCAGCGCCATCGTCGCGACGGCCGGCCTCCTCCTCGACGCGCCGGCGCTGGTCGTCGGGTCGATGGTCATCGCGCCGCTGGTCGGGTCCGCGCTGACCGCCAGCGTCGGCACGGTGCTCACCGAACGCGAGATGATTCTGGAGGGGTTCAAGACGCAGTTGCTCGGCCTCGGCCTCGCCATCCTCGGCTCCGCGGCGTTCGGGTTGGCCCTCAAGAGCGGCGTGCTGTTGCCGCCCTCGTTACGCCCGTCGACGACCGCACAGATAGCCCAGCGAATCTCGCCGGGGTTGCTCTCCCTCGTCATCGGCGTCTGCGCGGGCGCCGCGGGCGCCGTGGGGATAGCGACCGGCATCTCCGCCGCGCTGGTCGGCGTCATGATAGCGGCGGCGCTCATCCCCGCCGCCGCCGCCGTCGGCATCGGTATCGTCTGGGGACAGCCCTCCATCGCGCTCGGGGCGTTCGTCCTCCTCGTCGTGAACGCCGCGTCGATACACGTCTCGGGCGTCGCCGTCTTCTGGTACCTCGGCTACCGCCCCGACGCGTGGGACGCGGACGACCTGTTCGCGAACGTCTCGCTCCGGCGGTTCGGGTCGTCCATCGCCGTCGCCGTCGCCCTCCTCGTCCTGTTCGCCGCCGCCGGCGGCGTGCTGTCGACGCACATCGGGTTCGAACGGGACGCGAACGTCGCCGTCGAGGAGACGCTCGACCGAGGGGGGTACGAGGACCTGGAACTCGTGGGCGTGCAGGCCGGGTTCAACCCGGGGCCGCCGTTCGCGGAGTCCCAAGCCGTGACCGTCACCGTCCGGACGCCGGCCGACGAGACGTATCCGGACCTGTCCCGGCGCATCAGAGACCGGATAACGTCGAAGACCGACCGGGAGCCGACGGTGACCGTCGAGTTCGTCGACAGCCAGCGGTTCCCGCCGGAGACGCAACGGGACAGTCAGTCGCGCGTCGCCGCCCCCGCCGGGACGACGGCCGGTGCCCCGCGCGTCGCCGCCGGGTAG
- a CDS encoding DUF7501 family protein, whose product MSQSEPPSEIAYSWDDPDRCPFCMTELADPGAGFVEHLDDSPVCESGFETWRTSVADDMRGEWSG is encoded by the coding sequence ATGTCTCAGTCAGAACCGCCGTCGGAGATAGCGTACTCGTGGGACGACCCGGACCGCTGTCCGTTCTGCATGACGGAGTTGGCCGACCCGGGCGCGGGGTTCGTCGAACACCTCGACGACAGTCCCGTCTGCGAGAGCGGGTTCGAGACGTGGCGCACGTCCGTCGCCGACGACATGCGCGGCGAGTGGTCCGGGTAG
- a CDS encoding DUF58 domain-containing protein yields the protein MTIDPDFFAELERFDASLKRISEDVQQGEQESRSVGEGLTFSDYRRYSPGDDTRLIDWRVYARTEEFYVKQFEEERNLTVHVLVDTSASMDFGEGDAHKFEFGAKIGLGFAYLTVEENNDFRFSTFLDRPTRLDTGRSNHGDLLRVVDLLNEAELAGSADLVGAMEEYASTIHSRSLVVVVSDFLTDPDDVESAVAALGDNDVILVQTLAPEELDPDVTGDTIFEDPESGDSRRSYFGGALAGQYHDRLESHVEAISDRATTLRADHVLVNSGSDFFDAFADVWVG from the coding sequence ATGACCATCGACCCGGACTTCTTCGCCGAACTGGAGCGGTTCGACGCCTCGCTGAAGCGCATCTCCGAGGACGTCCAGCAGGGCGAACAGGAGTCCCGGAGCGTCGGCGAGGGGTTGACGTTCAGCGACTACCGCCGGTACTCGCCGGGCGACGACACCCGTCTCATCGACTGGCGCGTGTACGCCCGGACCGAGGAGTTCTACGTCAAGCAGTTCGAGGAGGAGCGAAACCTCACCGTCCACGTCCTCGTGGACACCTCGGCGTCGATGGACTTCGGCGAGGGCGACGCCCACAAGTTCGAGTTCGGCGCCAAGATCGGACTGGGCTTCGCCTACCTCACCGTCGAGGAGAACAACGACTTCCGCTTCTCGACGTTTCTGGACCGGCCGACGCGCCTCGACACCGGACGGTCGAACCACGGCGACCTGCTGCGCGTCGTGGACCTGTTGAACGAGGCGGAGTTGGCCGGAAGCGCCGACCTCGTCGGCGCCATGGAGGAGTACGCCAGCACCATCCACTCCCGTTCGCTGGTCGTCGTCGTCAGCGACTTCCTCACCGACCCCGACGACGTGGAGTCCGCCGTGGCGGCCCTCGGTGACAACGACGTCATCCTCGTCCAGACGCTCGCGCCGGAGGAACTCGACCCCGACGTGACGGGCGACACCATCTTCGAGGACCCCGAGTCGGGCGACTCCCGCCGGTCGTACTTCGGCGGGGCGTTGGCCGGTCAGTACCACGACCGACTGGAGTCGCACGTCGAAGCCATCTCCGACCGGGCGACGACGCTCCGCGCGGACCACGTCCTCGTGAACTCCGGGTCGGACTTCTTCGACGCCTTCGCCGACGTGTGGGTCGGCTAG
- a CDS encoding AAA family ATPase: MAPDDIDRVQEKLSRVRGEIAKRIVGQSEVVERLLVCILCDGNALLESNPGLGKTTLVRTMAEVTDLSFSRIQNTPDLMPSDITGTEIIRESAEGREFVFEKGPVFANIVLADEINRATPKTQAALLEAMQEQQVTAAGATYELPRPFFVLATQNPIDQGGTYPLPEAQTDRFLMKIVVDYPTEDEEFEIVNRYTGEVEAPDVERVFGREELQRAQEYVRQTPIADDIRDRTVRLVRSTREAEMVEYGASPRASMGLVLAAKASAFLAGRSHVSWEDVVDMAPPILRHRILLDFRAEREGTTPDDAVRQLVDQA, encoded by the coding sequence ATGGCACCAGACGACATCGACCGAGTGCAGGAGAAACTGTCCCGCGTCCGCGGCGAGATAGCGAAGCGAATCGTCGGCCAGTCGGAGGTGGTAGAGCGACTGCTGGTCTGCATCCTCTGCGACGGCAACGCCCTGCTGGAGTCGAACCCGGGCCTCGGGAAGACGACGCTGGTGCGGACGATGGCCGAGGTGACGGACCTCTCCTTCTCCCGCATCCAGAACACGCCGGACCTCATGCCGTCGGACATCACGGGGACCGAGATAATCCGCGAGTCCGCGGAGGGGCGGGAGTTCGTGTTCGAGAAGGGGCCGGTGTTCGCCAACATCGTCCTCGCCGACGAGATAAACCGCGCGACGCCGAAGACGCAGGCCGCACTGCTGGAGGCGATGCAGGAACAGCAGGTGACGGCGGCCGGCGCGACGTACGAACTTCCCCGGCCGTTCTTCGTCCTCGCGACGCAGAACCCCATCGACCAGGGCGGCACCTACCCGCTGCCGGAGGCGCAGACGGACCGCTTCCTGATGAAGATCGTCGTGGACTACCCCACGGAGGACGAGGAGTTCGAGATAGTGAACCGCTACACCGGCGAGGTCGAGGCGCCCGACGTCGAACGCGTCTTCGGGCGCGAGGAACTCCAGCGCGCACAGGAGTACGTCCGACAGACGCCCATCGCGGACGACATCCGGGACCGGACGGTCAGACTGGTCCGCTCGACGCGCGAGGCCGAGATGGTCGAGTACGGGGCGAGTCCGCGGGCGAGCATGGGTCTCGTCCTCGCGGCGAAGGCCAGCGCGTTCCTCGCGGGTCGCTCGCACGTCAGTTGGGAGGACGTGGTCGACATGGCCCCGCCCATCCTCAGACACCGCATCCTGCTGGACTTCCGCGCCGAACGCGAGGGGACGACGCCGGACGACGCGGTCCGACAACTCGTCGACCAAGCATAA
- a CDS encoding DUF7502 family protein, with amino-acid sequence MSDEPDEREFDEDAGFDVTLGGETDGDSGTDPDAADARETDAVDAAPGTDPDPATDGESGDRTAARDADPVETDAAAAETDNSTLRMRAALAEVRREGRKVAFLYAALDAALVALAVNLLLRLFRPESLAAAIRLPASVAGTAGVVPRTIHGASLVGLALGVVAFGAEFLLRTRRPLVEQFESANPSVREALRTARDSVDHGANSAMARRLYEDVLDGLRGTSSFELVGTRRVVVTALLVVVVSLASIQVAVVGLDLTDTFDGGGDDGPQGRPTEDPSDEDEELRDGEQILGDAENVSAGDESINASVQGTGSGEGQGGSTAPPSAYDDGGFADAAVESQEAGYAEAENVEDADLIREYNLQIRERDDEDDEDDT; translated from the coding sequence ATGAGCGACGAACCCGACGAACGAGAGTTCGACGAGGACGCGGGGTTCGACGTGACCCTCGGCGGCGAGACGGACGGCGACTCCGGAACCGACCCGGACGCCGCCGACGCGCGGGAGACGGACGCAGTGGACGCCGCCCCGGGGACCGACCCGGACCCGGCGACCGACGGCGAGAGCGGGGACCGGACGGCCGCGAGGGACGCCGACCCCGTCGAGACGGACGCCGCGGCCGCCGAGACGGACAACTCGACGCTCCGGATGCGCGCGGCCCTCGCGGAGGTCCGCCGCGAGGGGCGGAAGGTGGCGTTCCTCTACGCCGCCCTCGACGCCGCCCTCGTCGCCCTCGCGGTCAACCTCCTGCTCCGCCTGTTCCGGCCGGAGTCGCTGGCCGCGGCGATTCGGCTCCCGGCGTCCGTCGCCGGGACGGCCGGCGTCGTCCCGCGGACGATTCACGGCGCGTCGCTGGTCGGCCTCGCCCTCGGCGTCGTCGCGTTCGGCGCGGAGTTCCTCCTGCGGACGCGACGACCCCTCGTCGAGCAGTTCGAGTCGGCCAACCCGTCGGTGCGGGAGGCGCTCCGAACCGCGCGCGACAGCGTGGACCACGGCGCGAACTCGGCGATGGCCCGCCGCCTCTACGAGGACGTCCTCGACGGTCTGCGCGGCACGTCGAGTTTCGAACTCGTCGGCACCCGTCGCGTCGTCGTCACCGCGTTGCTCGTCGTCGTCGTCAGCCTCGCCAGCATCCAGGTCGCCGTCGTGGGCCTCGACCTGACCGACACGTTCGACGGCGGCGGCGACGACGGCCCGCAGGGTCGACCCACCGAAGACCCGAGCGACGAGGACGAGGAACTCCGCGACGGCGAGCAGATTCTCGGCGACGCCGAGAACGTCTCCGCCGGCGACGAGAGCATCAACGCCTCCGTCCAGGGGACCGGAAGCGGCGAGGGGCAGGGCGGGTCGACCGCTCCGCCCTCCGCCTACGACGACGGCGGGTTCGCCGACGCGGCCGTCGAGAGCCAAGAGGCGGGCTACGCCGAGGCCGAGAACGTCGAGGACGCCGACCTCATCAGGGAGTACAACTTGCAGATACGCGAGCGAGACGACGAAGACGACGAAGACGACACCTGA
- a CDS encoding VWA domain-containing protein, which produces MVGFGLPSGSAVGYELPSGLTVGLERPLFLLAFPVGVALLWALVWYRASGTASTRSRRWFFAVRVFTVLLLVVAAAGPYTVQSTETLGDPRVNLLVDRSDSTGVAPQRADRLASAVEEAGVPVTTTTIASGDASPVGDGVAANLRENGSVLLLSDGRVTEGRSLPEVTELARSLNATVSVVSPEPAETERYVTVNGPSKTSVGVESTFLVSVGGVEIDSPTEVTVEVDGEQVLETTIRNASAAREFSYTFSETGTHRVTAEISSVDEFDQNDAFRKTVRAVDRPTVLYVAERSYPFESYLREVYDVERRSSVPEDLSPYYAVVMQDMPAGRVGDVDALQEFVIDGNGLLVVGGPNSFENGDYESSSLASMLPVTTGEGTGQSTNIVLAVDVSGSAQGGMRVQKAVALSALEQLGDENEVGIVGFNQRAYRVADRRPLGPNREQLSDQVRRLQAGGATDIAGGLRGAGEMLGDDPGTVILISDGHDRPEASISYANRLRSQGKRVIAIGAGQNPNEGNLRAIARASGGSYFRATETNRLNILFGGSQSYEGEGLTIVDPNSFITSGVRLTANPGSSNDVSIRRGAEFLVATEDGSPAVATWRYGLGRVATITTYGADGSLDGLLGRPDSLLLTKSTNYVIGDPERKATGIVGIPDTRVGSPTTVTYRGTERPSVESVSFRQVGDETFRATVTPDEVGYHEVLDAAYAANYREEYAAFGPDPALSDLAEGTGGREFTASQGQAIAEFTREQSRRVRSVRTDWTWLLLVVALASFTLDVVYRRVQVRRSSTAGEGGLT; this is translated from the coding sequence ATGGTCGGCTTCGGACTCCCCTCGGGGTCGGCCGTCGGCTACGAACTCCCGTCGGGGCTGACCGTCGGGCTGGAGCGACCGCTGTTCCTGCTCGCGTTCCCCGTCGGCGTCGCCCTGCTGTGGGCGCTCGTCTGGTACCGCGCGTCGGGGACGGCCTCGACGCGGAGTCGGCGGTGGTTCTTCGCCGTCCGCGTCTTCACCGTCCTCCTCCTCGTCGTCGCGGCGGCGGGGCCGTACACGGTCCAGTCCACCGAGACGCTCGGCGACCCCCGCGTGAACCTCCTCGTGGACCGCTCCGACAGCACCGGGGTCGCCCCGCAGCGTGCGGACCGCCTCGCGTCGGCCGTCGAAGAGGCGGGCGTACCGGTGACGACGACGACCATCGCCAGCGGCGACGCCTCGCCCGTCGGGGACGGCGTGGCCGCGAACCTCCGCGAGAACGGGAGCGTCCTCCTCCTCTCGGACGGCCGGGTGACGGAGGGGCGGTCGCTCCCCGAGGTGACGGAACTCGCCCGGTCGCTGAACGCCACCGTCTCCGTCGTCTCGCCGGAACCGGCCGAGACGGAGCGGTACGTGACCGTCAACGGCCCCTCGAAGACGAGCGTCGGCGTCGAGAGCACGTTCCTCGTCAGCGTCGGCGGCGTCGAGATAGACTCGCCGACGGAGGTGACCGTCGAGGTGGACGGCGAGCAGGTGTTGGAGACGACGATACGGAACGCCAGCGCCGCGCGGGAGTTCTCGTACACGTTCTCGGAGACGGGGACGCACCGCGTGACCGCCGAAATCTCCTCGGTGGACGAGTTCGACCAGAACGACGCCTTCCGCAAGACGGTCCGCGCCGTGGACCGGCCGACCGTCCTGTACGTCGCAGAGCGGTCGTACCCGTTCGAGAGCTACCTGCGTGAGGTGTACGACGTGGAACGGCGCTCGTCGGTGCCGGAGGACCTCTCGCCGTACTACGCCGTCGTGATGCAGGACATGCCCGCGGGGCGCGTCGGCGACGTCGACGCCCTGCAGGAGTTCGTCATCGACGGCAACGGGTTGCTCGTCGTCGGCGGGCCGAACTCCTTCGAGAACGGCGACTACGAGAGTTCGTCGCTGGCGTCGATGCTCCCCGTCACCACCGGCGAGGGGACGGGACAGTCCACGAACATCGTCCTCGCCGTCGACGTCTCCGGGAGCGCGCAGGGCGGCATGCGCGTCCAGAAGGCCGTCGCCCTCTCGGCGCTGGAGCAACTCGGCGACGAGAACGAAGTCGGTATCGTCGGATTCAACCAGCGCGCCTACCGCGTCGCCGACAGGCGACCGCTCGGACCCAACCGCGAGCAACTGTCCGACCAGGTTCGGCGACTGCAGGCGGGCGGCGCGACGGACATCGCCGGCGGCCTGCGCGGGGCGGGCGAGATGCTCGGCGACGACCCGGGGACGGTCATCCTCATCAGCGACGGGCACGACCGACCCGAGGCGTCCATCAGTTACGCCAACCGCCTCCGCTCGCAGGGCAAGCGCGTCATCGCCATCGGCGCGGGGCAGAACCCCAACGAGGGGAACCTCCGCGCCATCGCCCGCGCCTCCGGCGGGAGCTACTTCCGCGCGACGGAGACGAACCGCCTCAACATCCTGTTCGGCGGGTCGCAGTCGTACGAGGGCGAGGGGCTCACCATCGTGGACCCGAACTCCTTCATCACCTCGGGCGTGCGCCTGACGGCGAACCCCGGTTCGAGCAACGACGTCTCCATCCGGCGGGGCGCGGAGTTCCTCGTCGCCACCGAGGACGGGTCGCCCGCCGTCGCCACGTGGCGCTACGGCCTCGGGCGCGTCGCCACCATCACGACGTACGGCGCAGACGGCAGCCTCGACGGCCTCCTCGGCCGGCCGGACTCGCTGCTCCTGACGAAGTCCACGAACTACGTCATCGGCGACCCCGAGCGGAAGGCGACGGGCATCGTCGGCATCCCCGACACCCGCGTCGGGTCCCCGACGACGGTGACGTACCGCGGGACCGAACGGCCGTCCGTCGAGAGCGTGTCGTTCCGACAGGTCGGCGACGAGACGTTCCGAGCGACGGTGACGCCGGACGAAGTCGGCTACCACGAGGTGCTCGACGCGGCCTACGCCGCCAACTACCGCGAGGAGTACGCCGCGTTCGGCCCCGACCCGGCGCTCTCGGACCTCGCGGAGGGAACCGGCGGCCGGGAGTTCACCGCGAGTCAGGGGCAGGCGATAGCCGAGTTCACCCGCGAGCAGTCCCGGCGGGTGCGCTCGGTCCGCACCGACTGGACGTGGCTCCTGTTGGTGGTCGCACTCGCGTCGTTCACCCTCGACGTCGTCTACCGGCGGGTTCAAGTCCGTCGGAGCAGTACCGCGGGTGAAGGAGGCCTGACATGA